A single region of the Xenopus laevis strain J_2021 chromosome 4L, Xenopus_laevis_v10.1, whole genome shotgun sequence genome encodes:
- the galr3.L gene encoding galanin receptor 2b isoform X1: protein MSQAWNSSVSSELPPGGIIVPVVFSLIFALGTVGNGLVLAVLLRNGQTKYNTTNLFILNLGVADLCFILLCVPFQATIYTLDGWLFGAFLCKAVHFSIYLSMYASSFTLAAVSVDRYLAIRYPLKSRDLRTSRNALAAIGVIWALSILFAGPYLSYYHIILYNQVPICIPNWEDRRRKIMDVSTFVFGYLLPVLILGLSYARTICFLWTSVDPVKTASESRKAKHKVTKMIIIVAVLFCICWLPHHLVILCFWFGHFPFNKATYAFRLVSHCMSYANSCLNPIVYALISKHFRKRFKQVFTCILTQKRARNKVHAVQAANTVAGFYAGHTEVTQVQEDSGRGGRAARDEGADSSSPEDSVNQRMEGGSWCNRLPKSVGFVTQTA, encoded by the exons ATGTCCCAGGCGTGGAACAGTTCCGTCTCATCAGAGCTTCCCCCAGGCGGGATTATTGTGCCCGTGGTATTCTCCCTAATATTTGCCCTGGGGACGGTGGGCAATGGGCTAGTCCTGGCAGTGTTACTGAGGAATGGGCAGACCAAATACAACACCACTAACCTCTTTATCCTGAACTTGGGCGTAGCAGACCTGTGCTTTATTCTGCTTTGTGTCCCTTTCCAGGCCACCATATACACCTTGGACGGATGGCTATTTGGGGCTTTTCTCTGCAAAGCTGTGCACTTCTCCATATACCTATCAATGTATGCTAGCAGCTTCACCTTGGCTGCTGTCTCAGTGGACAG GTACCTTGCCATCCGCTACCCACTAAAATCCAGAGACCTTCGGACCTCTCGAAATGCTTTAGCTGCAATAGGAGTCATATGGGCTCTCTCCATTCTTTTTGCTGGACCTTACCTGAGCTACTACCACATAATCCTGTATAATCAGGTGCCCATTTGTATTCCCAACTGGGAAGACCGTAGAAGAAAAATTATGGATGTCTCCACCTTTGTCTTTGGATATCTATTACCTGTTCTTATTTTGGGTCTGTCCTATGCCAGAACCATCTGTTTCCTTTGGACCTCGGTCGACCCTGTGAAGACAGCCTCGGAATCCCGGAAAGCAAAACATAAAGTAACCAAGATGATAATCATTGTGGCTGTGCTTTTCTGCATCTGTTGGCTTCCTCATCACTTGGTCATCCTCTGCTTCTGGTTTGGACACTTTCCATTTAACAAAGCCACCTACGCATTCCGTCTTGTATCCCACTGCATGTCCTATGCCAATTCCTGCCTCAACCCCATTGTTTACGCTCTTATCTCCAAGCATTTCCGTAAGAGATTCAAGCAGGTTTTCACTTGCATTCTCACCCAAAAACGGGCACGTAACAAGGTCCATGCTGTTCAGGCAGCCAACACTGTAGCCGGCTTTTATGCTGGACACACTGAAGTCACTCAGGTTCAAGAAGACAGTGGCCGTGGAGGAAGGGCAGCCAGGGATGAAGGTGCTGACAGCAGCAGCCCAGAAGACTCAGTAAATCAAAGAATGGAGGGTGGGAGCTGGTGTAACCGTCTGCCCAAGTCTGTAGGGTTTGTGACACAAACAgcttaa
- the galr3.L gene encoding galanin receptor 2b isoform X2: MSQAWNSSVSSELPPGGIIVPVATIYTLDGWLFGAFLCKAVHFSIYLSMYASSFTLAAVSVDRYLAIRYPLKSRDLRTSRNALAAIGVIWALSILFAGPYLSYYHIILYNQVPICIPNWEDRRRKIMDVSTFVFGYLLPVLILGLSYARTICFLWTSVDPVKTASESRKAKHKVTKMIIIVAVLFCICWLPHHLVILCFWFGHFPFNKATYAFRLVSHCMSYANSCLNPIVYALISKHFRKRFKQVFTCILTQKRARNKVHAVQAANTVAGFYAGHTEVTQVQEDSGRGGRAARDEGADSSSPEDSVNQRMEGGSWCNRLPKSVGFVTQTA, encoded by the exons ATGTCCCAGGCGTGGAACAGTTCCGTCTCATCAGAGCTTCCCCCAGGCGGGATTATTGTGCCCGTG GCCACCATATACACCTTGGACGGATGGCTATTTGGGGCTTTTCTCTGCAAAGCTGTGCACTTCTCCATATACCTATCAATGTATGCTAGCAGCTTCACCTTGGCTGCTGTCTCAGTGGACAG GTACCTTGCCATCCGCTACCCACTAAAATCCAGAGACCTTCGGACCTCTCGAAATGCTTTAGCTGCAATAGGAGTCATATGGGCTCTCTCCATTCTTTTTGCTGGACCTTACCTGAGCTACTACCACATAATCCTGTATAATCAGGTGCCCATTTGTATTCCCAACTGGGAAGACCGTAGAAGAAAAATTATGGATGTCTCCACCTTTGTCTTTGGATATCTATTACCTGTTCTTATTTTGGGTCTGTCCTATGCCAGAACCATCTGTTTCCTTTGGACCTCGGTCGACCCTGTGAAGACAGCCTCGGAATCCCGGAAAGCAAAACATAAAGTAACCAAGATGATAATCATTGTGGCTGTGCTTTTCTGCATCTGTTGGCTTCCTCATCACTTGGTCATCCTCTGCTTCTGGTTTGGACACTTTCCATTTAACAAAGCCACCTACGCATTCCGTCTTGTATCCCACTGCATGTCCTATGCCAATTCCTGCCTCAACCCCATTGTTTACGCTCTTATCTCCAAGCATTTCCGTAAGAGATTCAAGCAGGTTTTCACTTGCATTCTCACCCAAAAACGGGCACGTAACAAGGTCCATGCTGTTCAGGCAGCCAACACTGTAGCCGGCTTTTATGCTGGACACACTGAAGTCACTCAGGTTCAAGAAGACAGTGGCCGTGGAGGAAGGGCAGCCAGGGATGAAGGTGCTGACAGCAGCAGCCCAGAAGACTCAGTAAATCAAAGAATGGAGGGTGGGAGCTGGTGTAACCGTCTGCCCAAGTCTGTAGGGTTTGTGACACAAACAgcttaa